Proteins encoded within one genomic window of Haladaptatus sp. QDMS2:
- a CDS encoding DUF378 domain-containing protein translates to MQYEGRIRANFLDWASLILVIVGALNWGLIGIGGFINANWNVVNLIFGSIPTLENLIYLLVGLAGVYELYFAYQLYDARSERPMTEKPA, encoded by the coding sequence ATGCAGTATGAAGGCAGAATTCGGGCAAACTTCCTGGACTGGGCCTCGCTCATCCTCGTCATCGTGGGTGCGTTAAACTGGGGTCTGATCGGGATTGGGGGCTTTATCAATGCAAACTGGAACGTGGTGAATCTCATCTTCGGGTCCATCCCGACGCTTGAGAACCTCATCTACCTCCTCGTCGGCCTCGCGGGCGTCTACGAGCTGTACTTCGCGTACCAGCTCTACGACGCACGCAGCGAGCGCCCGATGACCGAAAAGCCCGCCTAA
- the sucD gene encoding succinate--CoA ligase subunit alpha: protein MSVFVDKDTRVVVQGITGGEGKFHTEQMMEYGTNVVAGAVPGKGGQEVKGVPVYDTVSEAVEEEDADASVVFVPPAFAADAIFEALDSDLDLVVAITEGVPTQDMAKVYKRLQEVDTRLIGPNCPGLITPGEAKLGILPGNIFSDGNVGLVSRSGTLTYQVVDNLTQRGIGQTTAIGIGGDPIIGTSFVDALEAFENDPETEAVVMCGEIGGEDEEEAAAYIAENMDTPVAGFIAGRTAPPGKRMGHAGAIVSGSGTGTAESKINALNDAGVPVGDTPEEVADHIEEFL from the coding sequence ATGAGTGTATTCGTAGACAAGGACACTCGCGTCGTCGTCCAGGGGATTACGGGCGGCGAAGGCAAGTTCCACACTGAACAGATGATGGAGTACGGGACGAACGTCGTCGCCGGCGCCGTGCCAGGCAAGGGCGGGCAGGAAGTAAAGGGCGTTCCCGTCTACGACACCGTCAGTGAAGCCGTCGAAGAAGAAGACGCAGACGCCTCTGTCGTCTTCGTCCCACCGGCGTTCGCCGCGGACGCCATCTTCGAGGCACTCGACTCCGACTTGGACCTCGTCGTCGCCATCACGGAAGGCGTTCCGACCCAGGACATGGCGAAGGTCTACAAGCGTCTGCAGGAAGTCGACACCCGACTCATCGGGCCAAACTGTCCAGGCCTCATCACGCCGGGCGAGGCGAAACTCGGCATCCTGCCAGGCAACATCTTCTCCGACGGGAACGTCGGTCTCGTCTCCCGCTCGGGGACGCTCACCTACCAGGTCGTCGACAACCTGACCCAGCGCGGCATCGGCCAGACCACGGCCATCGGTATCGGTGGCGACCCAATCATCGGCACGTCGTTCGTCGACGCGCTCGAAGCGTTCGAAAACGACCCAGAGACCGAAGCCGTCGTCATGTGCGGTGAAATCGGTGGCGAGGACGAAGAGGAAGCCGCTGCGTACATCGCAGAGAACATGGACACGCCAGTCGCTGGCTTCATCGCCGGTCGCACGGCCCCGCCAGGAAAGCGCATGGGCCACGCGGGCGCGATCGTCTCCGGCTCTGGAACGGGCACCGCAGAGTCCAAAATCAACGCCCTCAACGACGCGGGCGTTCCAGTGGGCGACACTCCAGAGGAAGTCGCAGACCACATCGAAGAGTTCCTCTAA